From Methanospirillum lacunae:
TTCCAATATTAAAAATCTATTAATATTCAGGTTTCTATCACCGGTTTCAGCGAAACAGGTTTAAAGAAAACTTCAAATAATGAACCAAAGCAAATTCTAAAAAATATTAAAAATAGTGGGCTCGCTGAGATTCGAACTCAGGATCTCCGCCATGTCAAGGCGACGTCATAACCAGCTAGACCACGAGCCCCCGGTTGTGCCCTACAATGTAGGGGGGACGACTATTTAAAAATTGTTGTTTTAGATTGAATCCATTCACCGGTCAAAGTCTAGCAAACTTGGCTGAATATATCCCCGGCATTCCCCGGATGGCTTCCATAACCCCTTCAGGAACGTCACCGTCAACATTCAGGACCATAATTGCTTCTTCTCCAGCTTTGAATCTTCCAACCTGCATTCCAGCGATGTTAATCTGGCTTTCACCAAGAATGGTTGATGCACGCCCGATAACTCCCGGCTTGTCCAGATGACGTGAGATGATGACCGCGCCTTCTGGGATCATGTCCATAGTATATCCAGCGATAGATACAATCCTGCTTCCTCCCTGATAGAGAATGGAACCTGAAATACAGAGACTACCTGTATCAGTCACTACATTCATGGTCAGGAGATTCTTATATCCGGCAGATTCGGCAGTCTGGGTTTCAGACACAGAAATGCCCCTATCCTGGGCTACTACCGATGCATTAACCATGTTTACCGGGAACCGGAGGATGGGATCCAGAAGGCCTTTGATAGCCATATGAGTGATCAGTTTTGATGATGGCCCAATTGATCCAAGTTCACCACCGTAGATCATCTCAAGTTTTTGTATTCTGCCATCAGCGATCTGGACCAACAGGCGACCCATCTTCTCGGCAAGGATTGCAAACGGCTGGATAGAATCATGAAGGTCTGCTGGAATAATTGGCGCATTCACAACATACTTCGCACTTCCACCATTCAGAACTTCAAGACACTGCTTTGCGACTGATATAGAGACATTCTTCTGTGCCTCGACAGTGCTTGCACCCAGATGTGGAGTGGTAATGATTCCGGGAACTCCAAGGAGTGGGGAATCCTTTGGAGGTTCTGACTCAAAGACATCGATCGCTGCACCGGCAACCTTCCCAGATTTTACAGCATCAGCCAGTGCCTGTTCGTCAATGATTCCACCACGCGCGCAATTGATGATCCTGACTCCATCCTTCATTGTCTTGATGGTCTGTGAATTTACAATATGGCGGGTCTCTTTGATCAGAGGTGTGTGGACCGTGATTATATCTGCCTGCTTGAAGAGTTCTTCAAGGCTCATCGACTGGATACCCATCGCTGCAGCTTTTTCTGTAGTGATGAACGGATCATACCCAATAATTTTCATATCAAAGGAAGAGGCTCTCTTTGCAATCTCTCTTCCAATTCTGCCAAGACCAACAATACCAAGAGTCTTCTCGTTCAGTTCAACACCCATGAACTTGGAACGCTTCCACTCACCGGCCTGCATTGATGCATTTGCCTGTGGGGTATTTCGGCAGAGAGAGAGCATCATTGCCATGGTATGCTCTGTTGCTGCCAGCGTGTTACCTTCTGGGGCATTCGCAACGATGATTCCACGCTTTGTCGCGGCCTTCATATCGATATTGTCAACACCGGCCCCGGCCCTACCGATGAACCGCAGTTTTTTACCTGCCTCAATTACTCTCTCGGTAACCTGTGTACCGGAGCGAACCAGAAGAGCATCATAGTTCTCAATGGTTGCAACAAGTTCATCCTCTGATAAACCGGTCTGCACATCAACCATCACCTTCTCTCTGAGAATCTCTATACCTTCTTCTGCAAGATCGTCACTGACAAGAACGTTAAATTTCACAGTACTCATTACTAGGTCGTCTGAAGATGACTTGATGGTTGTCATATGAAAGCATTTTCAGGATAGATAATGGCAGGATAGCAAAGGGATAAAAAAAGTCAGTGGTGAAAGAGGTTTGTCTGAAAGTCACGATCTACAATTGTGATACACCGGTTATCACAAACCTCATTGGTGATCTCTACCGGATAACAGCCGGTGAGACACCCAAGACAAAGATCTTCCTGTGGGATCCCGATTGCCTCCACAAGAGCAGAAACTGAAAGATAGTGGAGTGATGTTGCGGTGATGCTTTTACGAACTTCTTCAACATCCTTGTCACTGCCGATAAGTTCAGTACGGGTAGGCATGTCAACCCCCAGGTAGCACGGAGCCTTGATGATGGGTGAGCCAATCCTCATATGAATCTCCTGTGCCCCTGCATCCCTCATCGTTTCAATAATTCTCCGGGAAGTTGTTCCACGAACAATTGAATCATCAACCAGAACCACCGAGCGGTTATTCAGATGATCAGGGATCGGATTGAGTTTGATCCTCACAGCCTGCTCACGCTTTTTCTGGGTTGGCATGATAAATGTCCGGCCCATATACCGGTTCTTGATCAGACACTCCTTAAACGGAATGCCGGATTGCTCAGAGAAACCTACAGCATACGCTGTACCGGAGTCAGGAACCGGACAGACAACATCGGCTTTCACTGGTTCATCATCAGATATCTGGGCACCTATCTTTCTGCGCACATCATACACAAGCGAGCCGTCAAGACGGGAGTCTGCTCTTGCAAAATAGATGTACTCAAAGACACAGTGTCCACGGTGTCGTGCCTCGGCTATCTGCTTAGATCTGACACCATCCTGATTGATGTGAATCATTTCACCAGGATATACATCGCGCTCAAGTGTTCCTGCCAGTGCGTCTATTGCTACACTCTCTGAACAGATGATGTATGAATCACCAGCCTTGCCAAAGCATAGCGGACGAATACCATGGGGATCACGAAACGCATAGAGATCTCCATCATACATCATCACAACCGAGTATGAGCCCTTAAGACACTCCATGCACTTGCGAACAGCGTCTTCAATAGTGCCGCCTTTCCTGATCTCTTCGGTTATGATCTTAGAGATGATCTCAGTATCAGAGGTAGACCAGAATATCTGCCCCTTATCCTCGAATTTTGTCCGAAGATCACGATAGTTGACCAGGTTGCCATTGTGGGCTATTGCAATCACATGTCCGCGGAAACTGAAAAGAAACGGCTGAATATTCTCTGGCCGGTTCTCTCCGGTTGTCGGATACCGGACATGGCCAATACCTACCGAACCGGATAGCGAACTGAGTGTAGCCTCTGAAAAGACTTCTGATACAAGGCCATTGCCTTTGAACTTACACAGTCCGCTTCCGTTAAAAGTGGCAATCCCGGCACTTTCCTGACCGCGATGCTGAAGCGCGTACAGCGCATAATAAAGAGAAAAGGAGACGTCGGCACAATTACTGATGCCAACGATACCGCACATGATTAATGAGTTGCTTCTTTTGGACGCTTGTTAATCCAGCGGTATCCACGAAGTCTTGGGCTTCGTCCAAATCCACATGAAGAACAGATCTTGTGTCTCTTGTGGTAGGACATCTTTCCACACCGCCGGCAGGTGATGTGGGTCTGCGTCTGACGCTTTCCGCGTGATGGTGTTCCTTTTGACATAGACTCGTTACCTCTTATTGAACTGACGGGGAGATGTAGATGACATTATCGCCGCGGATAATCAGGGTGCCGATACTTGCAGGCTGCCCGTTTATCTCCTCCTCTGCCTTATCGAGGACGAGGTTCATGTGGACATCATATCCCTGCAGGACGCCCCGGATTTCACGTCCGCCTTTCAGAGATACCAGTACCGGTTGCCGGTTGAGGACCTGATCTAAAATATCCATAGGTCTTTTGGTCATATTACTACCCTGTGTAACTCGAGATGAGTGAATAGATTGAGAGCGGACGGTACTTAAACGTTTTCCGAATCCACTCTCCGGGTTTCATGCCCGTTATCTACAGACATATATGGGTTTGATCATCAAAATGATACCTGATATATGGGGAAAATAATTGCAAAACGGCGCCATCCGATCAGGAAGTCACAGGTCGCTGAACTCATCGGATCTCTAAAAGAGGAGATAGGGGCATCTGCTGAACTCTTTACTGCTAAAACCATCGAGGTGCTTGAGACAGGTACGCAGCTCCATATTTATCTCGTGGATAAAGAACCGCTGCTTCTTGAGAAAGACGGTGTTCTCTTTCCAAGTCTCAAGGGCGCACTTGCAAGACCCTTTCCACAGCGACGCATCGTAGTTGACATGGGTGCAGTTTCATTTGTCATTAACGGTGCAGACATCATGCGCCCGGGAGTCAAATCAGTGAGCCCTGATGTGAAAGCAGGAAGACCTGTTCAGATAGTTGACGAACGTCATGGAAAACCGCTGGCCCTTGGAATTGCCCTCTTCGATGCTGAAGACCTCATGGCACAGGAGAAAGGCAAGGTAATCAAAACATTCCATCATGTCGGTGATGAGATCTGGACCGTTGAACTCTGATACAGGAAATTCGGCGGAAAATACCACGGAAACCAGCATCTTTAATATTGAGCACACAAAAAGGTTTTGTTATGGGACTTCGTGACCTTATCTTCAGGCCCAAAGATAACAGTGATCCTGACCAGTATAAAGAACTCCCCCTGAAGGATTACGAGGGTGAGAATCCTGCACTGCTTGTAAAAGTGGCGACTGTCACCAGCCTGCGGGAAAGCCAGATAGTAAAGGATCAGATCTATGATGGTGACATTGTTATAGTCGATATCAACCGGCTCAAGATGGACAAGATCAATTACGAGCGGGTGATGAAGGACTTTTATCAGGTTGCGCGTGACGTTGACGGAGATATCGTAGGTCTTGGGGACCAGCAGTATGTAATCATCACCCCCCGCAATGTCAAGATATCACGCGACCGGATCGGTGGCGGTGCCTGAGTGCGTCAGGAGGTCAGGGGAACCTGCCCGGCCTGTGGTGAAGAGGTCGAATATCTCTATGAGACCGAAAATATACCCTATTTCTCCGAGATCCTGATCATCACATGCTCCTGTCCACTCTGTGGGTACAGATTTTCTGATGTCCAGTCTCTGACTTCCCGCGAGCCTGTCCGGATAGAATTCCCTGTCACATCAGAAGAGGATCTGATGGTCAGGGTCGTCAGAAGTACACAGGGGGAGATCCAGATACCAGAACTTGGAGTTGAGATCACACCAGGTCCTGCATGTGAGGGTTTTGTCTCCAATGTAGAGGGTATCCTCATGCGAATAGACAAAGTTCTTGACAGTGCGATCATCGATGGCGATGATGAACAACGGAGGAACGCGATGGATCTCAAGGAGAAGATTGCACTGGTAAAAACCGGATCATTTCGAATAACCCTGATCATCATTGATCCAATGGGTAACTCTGTGATAGATTCAGATCGCGCGAAAAAAGAGTCCTATGAAATCTGTACCGATTCGCTCTGAATGAAGGGCTATCGGATCTCTTTTCCTTTCAGCAATACACCGGGCTTCTCGGTAACCCTACCGACAATTTTTGCATCCGGGAAGATAGAACTGACTGCTGTTACACCTGATTCAGGTACAATGCAGACGTATCCCATTCCCATGTTAAAGGTGCGGTACATCTCACTGTCAGAAATTTTTCCTTTTTCCTGTATCCAGCGATAGATCTCCTGGGGTTCGAGTGGTGTATCGATCGAGAACCCGAACCCGGAGAGCCGGGTAAGATTGAGAAGACCGCCACCGGTTATGTGGCACATACCATGAACTTGAGTTATAGCAGTGAGTTTCAGAACTTCAGCATAGATTCGTGTTGGAGTAAGCAGGATCTCTCCGATTGCCCTGCCATCACTGAGTCGTTCATCGTATGAACCATACTCGGTAACCATCCTCCTGGCAAGAGTCAGGCCGTTGCTATGGATACCAGACGAAGGGATGCCAACAATGAGGTCTCCAGGGGCAACTTTCTCACCGCTTATCACCTTATTCTTCTCCTGAATTCCAAGGCAGGCACCGGCAAGGTCTAAACCCTGGACTAATCCCTTCAGAGTGGCGGTCTCGCCCCCGACAATTGAGATATTGGATAGGCGGGCTCCCTCGTTTAACCCAATTCCAATCTGCTTCATCTGCTCAAGTGAGAGAGCATTTGTTGCAACATAATCGACAAATGCCACCGGTTCCAGATTCATGACATAGAGATCGTTGACATTCATCGCGATGCAGTCTATCCCTACAGTTGACCAGTCTTTCAGTTCATCGGCGATGAGCATCTTGGTGCCGACCCCGTCAACTGCAAGTGCAAGGACATGGGAGCCAAAATTTACAAACCCGGCAAAATGACCGATGTCTGAAGCCATCTGGTATTCGCCCTTTCGTTTGAAAGTCAACTGGGAGACCAGCGCCTTCACAGCCTGGGCCTCAAGGTCAATATCAACCCCGGCTTCCCGGTATGCATCCTTGTTGTTGTCTGTCATCAGCACTCCTCACACTTGGTAGAGAGTTCAAACTCTTCATGGAGGACCATCACTGCTCTGGGTCCGTCCTCCTGTTTTACCACAAACGAGATATTCACTTCAGAAGAGCCCTGCGAGATCATCATGGCATTGATCCCGGCTTTTCCAAGAGCTGAAAATGTTCGTCCTGCTGTCCCAGCCATACCAGCCATACCTGAACCAACAACTGCTACCGCACATACATCTTCGTTTGCAGTGATCTCTCTGAAGACACATCGCTCTTTCAGCGGTTGCAGGGCATCCTTGGCTGTCTGAACTTGCTTTTCTTCGATGATCAGTGAGATATTCGCTTCCGAAGAACCTTGGGAGATCATCATCACGTTGATCTGATTCTCTGCAAGGATAGAGAAGATATGCTTGGCCACTCCTGGTCTTCCGATCATCTGGGCGCCTGTGATGGTGATGGCTGCCACTTTGTCAATGAAGGTAATGGCCTTTACCACTCTCGTCTCACGACGCTCACCTTTCTCAATGCAGGTACCCGGGTATGAAGGATTGAAGGTATTCTTCACCCATACAGGGATATTCTTCTGCATTGCCGGTTCGATCGAACGTGAGTGCATAACCTTGGCCCCAAAGTAGGAGAGTTCCATAACCTCGATATAAGAGATCCGGGGAATTACACGCGCATCTTTCACCAGTCTGGGATCAGTGGTCATGATTCCATCCACATCTGTCCAGATCCAGATCTCATCGACCATGAGTGCAGCACCGAGAATCGCAGCTGTATAGTCTGAACCACTTCGCCCAAGAGTCGTTACAACACCCTTCTCAGTACAGCCCATAAATCCCATAACCACCGGGACAGAGGTTGTTATGAGAGGGTCAAGACGTGAGCGGATCCGTGCTTCTCCTGCTGGGAGCGCAATAGCATCACCGTGGTTGCCAGTTGTGAGAATACCAGCCTCACATCCATCCAAAGCCAGAGATGAAATCCCCCGTTGCCTGAGTGCTGCACTAATTATTGGTGCATTCAGCCGCTCCCCAAATGAGATCACATAGTCGCGTGACCGGGGGGTGAGTTCCCGCAGATGAAAAACAGCATGGAGAAAATCATGGAGGTTGTTAATCGCCCTGATAATAACCTCACTTGTTTCTGAATAATAATCAGGAGCGACCGCTTGAAGAGTGGTCAGGTGAGTGGATGTCAGATAATCGACCAGGACATTCACTGCCGATGTATCACGGGAGCTGACCATCTGCTCTGCAGTCTCGATGATCCGATCAGTCACACCGCGCTGTGCCGAGACCACAACCACCATCTGATCACCTTTTGCCAGATGGCTGGTGATGATATCCATGGTCTTACCAACAGCATCAGCATTCTGGACAGAGGTCCCCCCAAATTTCATTATGAGCTTCATTCAGCCGCAACTCTCATACTAAGTACTTTTTATCTCATTTTAGGATGCACCCTACTAATAAGATGAAGGTCAGGGAGATCATCAGTTCGCATGTTCTGGTCATCGGAAGCGGTGGCGCCGGAGTCAGAGCTGCCATCGAAGCATCGACACATGGAGAGTGTGTTCTGGTCTCAAAGACCATTGCCGGAAAAGGTGGATGCACCATCATGGCAGAGGGTGGGTACAACGCCGTTCTAAATTGCGATGACAAAACAGATGATCACTTCGCTGACA
This genomic window contains:
- a CDS encoding RNA-binding protein, coding for MGKIIAKRRHPIRKSQVAELIGSLKEEIGASAELFTAKTIEVLETGTQLHIYLVDKEPLLLEKDGVLFPSLKGALARPFPQRRIVVDMGAVSFVINGADIMRPGVKSVSPDVKAGRPVQIVDERHGKPLALGIALFDAEDLMAQEKGKVIKTFHHVGDEIWTVEL
- a CDS encoding 50S ribosomal protein L37e is translated as MSKGTPSRGKRQTQTHITCRRCGKMSYHKRHKICSSCGFGRSPRLRGYRWINKRPKEATH
- the purF gene encoding amidophosphoribosyltransferase; this translates as MCGIVGISNCADVSFSLYYALYALQHRGQESAGIATFNGSGLCKFKGNGLVSEVFSEATLSSLSGSVGIGHVRYPTTGENRPENIQPFLFSFRGHVIAIAHNGNLVNYRDLRTKFEDKGQIFWSTSDTEIISKIITEEIRKGGTIEDAVRKCMECLKGSYSVVMMYDGDLYAFRDPHGIRPLCFGKAGDSYIICSESVAIDALAGTLERDVYPGEMIHINQDGVRSKQIAEARHRGHCVFEYIYFARADSRLDGSLVYDVRRKIGAQISDDEPVKADVVCPVPDSGTAYAVGFSEQSGIPFKECLIKNRYMGRTFIMPTQKKREQAVRIKLNPIPDHLNNRSVVLVDDSIVRGTTSRRIIETMRDAGAQEIHMRIGSPIIKAPCYLGVDMPTRTELIGSDKDVEEVRKSITATSLHYLSVSALVEAIGIPQEDLCLGCLTGCYPVEITNEVCDNRCITIVDRDFQTNLFHH
- the serA gene encoding phosphoglycerate dehydrogenase, with the protein product MSTVKFNVLVSDDLAEEGIEILREKVMVDVQTGLSEDELVATIENYDALLVRSGTQVTERVIEAGKKLRFIGRAGAGVDNIDMKAATKRGIIVANAPEGNTLAATEHTMAMMLSLCRNTPQANASMQAGEWKRSKFMGVELNEKTLGIVGLGRIGREIAKRASSFDMKIIGYDPFITTEKAAAMGIQSMSLEELFKQADIITVHTPLIKETRHIVNSQTIKTMKDGVRIINCARGGIIDEQALADAVKSGKVAGAAIDVFESEPPKDSPLLGVPGIITTPHLGASTVEAQKNVSISVAKQCLEVLNGGSAKYVVNAPIIPADLHDSIQPFAILAEKMGRLLVQIADGRIQKLEMIYGGELGSIGPSSKLITHMAIKGLLDPILRFPVNMVNASVVAQDRGISVSETQTAESAGYKNLLTMNVVTDTGSLCISGSILYQGGSRIVSIAGYTMDMIPEGAVIISRHLDKPGVIGRASTILGESQINIAGMQVGRFKAGEEAIMVLNVDGDVPEGVMEAIRGMPGIYSAKFARL
- a CDS encoding ZPR1 zinc finger domain-containing protein, with protein sequence MRQEVRGTCPACGEEVEYLYETENIPYFSEILIITCSCPLCGYRFSDVQSLTSREPVRIEFPVTSEEDLMVRVVRSTQGEIQIPELGVEITPGPACEGFVSNVEGILMRIDKVLDSAIIDGDDEQRRNAMDLKEKIALVKTGSFRITLIIIDPMGNSVIDSDRAKKESYEICTDSL
- a CDS encoding cell division protein SepF; this translates as MGLRDLIFRPKDNSDPDQYKELPLKDYEGENPALLVKVATVTSLRESQIVKDQIYDGDIVIVDINRLKMDKINYERVMKDFYQVARDVDGDIVGLGDQQYVIITPRNVKISRDRIGGGA
- the purM gene encoding phosphoribosylformylglycinamidine cyclo-ligase, encoding MTDNNKDAYREAGVDIDLEAQAVKALVSQLTFKRKGEYQMASDIGHFAGFVNFGSHVLALAVDGVGTKMLIADELKDWSTVGIDCIAMNVNDLYVMNLEPVAFVDYVATNALSLEQMKQIGIGLNEGARLSNISIVGGETATLKGLVQGLDLAGACLGIQEKNKVISGEKVAPGDLIVGIPSSGIHSNGLTLARRMVTEYGSYDERLSDGRAIGEILLTPTRIYAEVLKLTAITQVHGMCHITGGGLLNLTRLSGFGFSIDTPLEPQEIYRWIQEKGKISDSEMYRTFNMGMGYVCIVPESGVTAVSSIFPDAKIVGRVTEKPGVLLKGKEIR
- a CDS encoding LSM domain-containing protein, with the translated sequence MTKRPMDILDQVLNRQPVLVSLKGGREIRGVLQGYDVHMNLVLDKAEEEINGQPASIGTLIIRGDNVIYISPSVQ
- a CDS encoding aspartate kinase → MKLIMKFGGTSVQNADAVGKTMDIITSHLAKGDQMVVVVSAQRGVTDRIIETAEQMVSSRDTSAVNVLVDYLTSTHLTTLQAVAPDYYSETSEVIIRAINNLHDFLHAVFHLRELTPRSRDYVISFGERLNAPIISAALRQRGISSLALDGCEAGILTTGNHGDAIALPAGEARIRSRLDPLITTSVPVVMGFMGCTEKGVVTTLGRSGSDYTAAILGAALMVDEIWIWTDVDGIMTTDPRLVKDARVIPRISYIEVMELSYFGAKVMHSRSIEPAMQKNIPVWVKNTFNPSYPGTCIEKGERRETRVVKAITFIDKVAAITITGAQMIGRPGVAKHIFSILAENQINVMMISQGSSEANISLIIEEKQVQTAKDALQPLKERCVFREITANEDVCAVAVVGSGMAGMAGTAGRTFSALGKAGINAMMISQGSSEVNISFVVKQEDGPRAVMVLHEEFELSTKCEEC